From Peromyscus eremicus chromosome 3, PerEre_H2_v1, whole genome shotgun sequence, one genomic window encodes:
- the LOC131905997 gene encoding vomeronasal type-1 receptor 94-like: MNKNHEHHTNSHIRNTHFFEIGIGISANSILLLFHVLKFTSGYRSKPTDLPIGLLALIHLLMLLITAFIATDIFITQREWNDSTCKFIIYMYRIFRGLSLCTTSLLSVLQAIILSPRNSCLANFKRISPYHMSCALLFLSIFYMFISSHLLVSIIATPNLTLNNFMYVTQSCSILPMSYLMQSTFSTLLALRETFLISLMVLSTCYMMTLLCRHKKQSQHLHSTSLSPKASPEQRATRTILMLMSFFVLMTILDSIISCSRTMFLNDPTSYYIQLFVVHIYATISPFVFMSTEKHIGNLLRSMCKRG; this comes from the coding sequence ATGAATAAGAACCACGAACACCACACTAATTCCCACATAAGGAACACCCATTTCTTTGAAATTGGCATTGGTATCTCAGCCAACAGCATCCTTCTTCTCTTCCACGTCCTCAAGTTCACTTCTGGGTACAGGTCCAAACCTACTGACCTGCCCATTGGTCTCTTGGCCCTAATCCACCTACTGATGCTACTGATCACAGCATTCATAGCCACAGACATTTTTATTACTCAGAGGGAATGGAATGACAGCACATGtaaattcattatatacatgtacagaATTTTTAGAGGTCTCTCCCTTTGTACCACTAGTCTGTTGAGTGTCCTCCAGGCTATCATCCTCAGTCCCAGAAACTCCTGTTTGGCAAATTTCAAGCGTATATCTCCCTATCACATGTCATGTGCCCTTCTTTTCCTGAGTATCTTCTATATGTTCATTAGCAGTCACCTCTTAGTATCGATTATCGCCACACCAAATTTGACCTTGAATAACTTTATGTATGTTACTCAATCCTGCTCTATTCTACCCATGAGTTACCTCATGCAAAGCACATTTTCCACACTGCTGGCCCTCAGGGAAACCTTTCTTATTAGTCTTATGGTCCTCTCGACTTGCTACATGATGACCCTCCTGTGCAGGCACAAGAAGCAGTCCCAGCATCTTCACAGCACCAGCCTTTCTCCAAAAGCATCTCCAGAGCAAAGGGCCACCCGGACCATCCTGATGCTCATGAGCTTCTTTGTGCTGATGACCATCCTGGACAGCATTATCTCCTGCTCAAGAACTATGTTCCTGAATGATCCAACATCTTACTATATCCAACTCTTTGTGGTCCATATCTATGCCACAATCAGTCCTTTTGTATTTATGAGCACTGAAAAACATATAGGTAACTTGTTGAGGTCTATGTGTAAAAGAGGGTGA